One window of the Macaca thibetana thibetana isolate TM-01 chromosome 1, ASM2454274v1, whole genome shotgun sequence genome contains the following:
- the LAD1 gene encoding ladinin-1 isoform X1 yields MAVSRKDWSALSSLARQWTLEDEEEQERERRRRHRNLSSTTDDEAPRLSQNGDRHTSASERLPSVEEAEVPKPLPPASKDEGEDIQSILRTRQERRQRRQVVEAAQAPIRERLEAEEGRDSLSPGQATQQPLVPKKELEIPPRRRLSREQRGPWALEEESLTGREPGGRKKGVPEKSPVLEKSSMPEKTAPEKSLVSEKTSISEKVLASEKTSLSEKIVSEKRNSSEKKSVLEKSSVSEKSPAPGMALGSGRRLVSEKASIFEKALSSEKSPTADAKPAPKRATASEQPLAQELPASGGSPATTKEQRGRALPGKNLPSLTEQGASDPPTVASRLPPVTLQVKIPSKEEEADMSSPTQRTYSSSLKRSSPRTISFRMNPKKDNSETTLTRSASMKLPANTVKLGEKLERYHTAIRRSESVKSPGSPRTELFVAPVGVASKRHLFEKELVGQSRAEPASSRKENLRLSGVVTSRLNLWISRTQESGDQDPQEAQKASSATKRTQWGQKSDSSLDAEV; encoded by the exons ATGGCTGTCAGCAGGAAGGACTGGTCCGCGCTGTCCAG ccttgcccGGCAGTGGActctggaggatgaggaggagcagGAGCGTGAGCGCAGGCGGCGGCACCGCAACCTGAGCTCCACGACGGATGATGAGGCTCCCAGGCTCAGCCAGAATGGGGACCGGCATACCTCTGCTTCTGAGAG ACTACCGAGCGTGGAAGAAGCAGAGGTGCCcaagccactgcccccagcctccaAAGATGAGGGTGAGGACATCCAGAGCATCCTCAGAACACGGCAGGAGCGGAGGCAGAGGCGgcaggtggtggaggctgcacAGGCCCCCATCCGGgagaggctggaggcagaggaggggagggacagCTTGAGCCCTGGGCAGGCCACACAGCAACCCCTAGTCCCCAAGAAGGAACTGGAAATCCCACCTCGCCGGAGACTGAGTCGGGAACAGCGGGGCCCCTGGGCCCTGGAGGAGGAGAGCTTGACGGGCAGGGAgccaggagggaggaagaaaggggttCCAGAGAAGTCCCCAGTCTTGGAGAAATCATCCATGCCAGAGAAGACGGCACCTGAAAAGAGTCTGGTCTCCGAGAAAACCTCCATCTCCGAGAAGGTGCTGGCCTCGGAGAAGACATCCCTATCGGAGAAGATAGtgtcagagaaaagaaacagctcAGAGAAAAAGTCTGTTCTAGAAAAATCGAGTGTCTCCGAGAAGTCGCCAGCCCCAGGGATGGCACTGGGCTCAGGAAGAAGGCTGGTGTCTGAGAAAGCATCCATCTTCGAGAAGGCACTGTCCTCAGAGAAGAGCCCAACTGCAGATGCCAAGCCGGCCCCAAAGAGGGCCACAGCCTCAGAGCAGCCCCTGGCGCAGGAGCTGCCAGCCTCTGGAGGAAGCCCAGCCACCACCAAGGAGCAAAGAGGAAGGGCCCTCCCTGGGAAGAACCTGCCCTCCTTGACAGAGCAGGGGGCTTCAGACCCTCCGACTGTGGCCTCCCGCCTTCCACCCGTCACACTCCAG GTGAAAATCCCCAgcaaggaggaagaggcagaTATGTCCTCACCCACACAGCGAACCTACAGCAGCTCCCTCAAACGCTCCAGCCCCAGGACCATCTCCTTTCGG ATGAACCCCAAGAAAGACAACTCAGAAACAACCCTAACTCGCAG TGCCAGTATGAAGCTCCCAGCCAACACAGTGAAGTTGGGAGAGAAGCTGGAGAGATACCACACAGCCATACGG AGATCAGAATCTGTCAAGTCTCCGGGTTCCCCTCGCACTGAGTTATTCGTGGCTCCTGTGGGTGTAGCCAGCAAGCGTCACCTCTTTGAGAAGGAACTGGTGGGCCAGAGCCGAGCAGAACCAGCCTCCAGCCGGAAG GAGAACTTGAGGCTCTCAGGGGTTGTGACATCAAGACTCAACCTGTGGATCAGCAGGACCCAAGAGTCTGGAGATCAGGACCCCCAG GAGGCACAGAAAGCGTCGTCTGCTACCAAGAGGACTCAGTGGGGACAGAAATCTGACTCCTCGCTGGACGCTGAG GTGTGA
- the LAD1 gene encoding ladinin-1 isoform X2 — MGSREGKSLARQWTLEDEEEQERERRRRHRNLSSTTDDEAPRLSQNGDRHTSASERLPSVEEAEVPKPLPPASKDEGEDIQSILRTRQERRQRRQVVEAAQAPIRERLEAEEGRDSLSPGQATQQPLVPKKELEIPPRRRLSREQRGPWALEEESLTGREPGGRKKGVPEKSPVLEKSSMPEKTAPEKSLVSEKTSISEKVLASEKTSLSEKIVSEKRNSSEKKSVLEKSSVSEKSPAPGMALGSGRRLVSEKASIFEKALSSEKSPTADAKPAPKRATASEQPLAQELPASGGSPATTKEQRGRALPGKNLPSLTEQGASDPPTVASRLPPVTLQVKIPSKEEEADMSSPTQRTYSSSLKRSSPRTISFRMNPKKDNSETTLTRSASMKLPANTVKLGEKLERYHTAIRRSESVKSPGSPRTELFVAPVGVASKRHLFEKELVGQSRAEPASSRKENLRLSGVVTSRLNLWISRTQESGDQDPQEAQKASSATKRTQWGQKSDSSLDAEV, encoded by the exons ATGGGCTCTAGAGAGGGGAAAAG ccttgcccGGCAGTGGActctggaggatgaggaggagcagGAGCGTGAGCGCAGGCGGCGGCACCGCAACCTGAGCTCCACGACGGATGATGAGGCTCCCAGGCTCAGCCAGAATGGGGACCGGCATACCTCTGCTTCTGAGAG ACTACCGAGCGTGGAAGAAGCAGAGGTGCCcaagccactgcccccagcctccaAAGATGAGGGTGAGGACATCCAGAGCATCCTCAGAACACGGCAGGAGCGGAGGCAGAGGCGgcaggtggtggaggctgcacAGGCCCCCATCCGGgagaggctggaggcagaggaggggagggacagCTTGAGCCCTGGGCAGGCCACACAGCAACCCCTAGTCCCCAAGAAGGAACTGGAAATCCCACCTCGCCGGAGACTGAGTCGGGAACAGCGGGGCCCCTGGGCCCTGGAGGAGGAGAGCTTGACGGGCAGGGAgccaggagggaggaagaaaggggttCCAGAGAAGTCCCCAGTCTTGGAGAAATCATCCATGCCAGAGAAGACGGCACCTGAAAAGAGTCTGGTCTCCGAGAAAACCTCCATCTCCGAGAAGGTGCTGGCCTCGGAGAAGACATCCCTATCGGAGAAGATAGtgtcagagaaaagaaacagctcAGAGAAAAAGTCTGTTCTAGAAAAATCGAGTGTCTCCGAGAAGTCGCCAGCCCCAGGGATGGCACTGGGCTCAGGAAGAAGGCTGGTGTCTGAGAAAGCATCCATCTTCGAGAAGGCACTGTCCTCAGAGAAGAGCCCAACTGCAGATGCCAAGCCGGCCCCAAAGAGGGCCACAGCCTCAGAGCAGCCCCTGGCGCAGGAGCTGCCAGCCTCTGGAGGAAGCCCAGCCACCACCAAGGAGCAAAGAGGAAGGGCCCTCCCTGGGAAGAACCTGCCCTCCTTGACAGAGCAGGGGGCTTCAGACCCTCCGACTGTGGCCTCCCGCCTTCCACCCGTCACACTCCAG GTGAAAATCCCCAgcaaggaggaagaggcagaTATGTCCTCACCCACACAGCGAACCTACAGCAGCTCCCTCAAACGCTCCAGCCCCAGGACCATCTCCTTTCGG ATGAACCCCAAGAAAGACAACTCAGAAACAACCCTAACTCGCAG TGCCAGTATGAAGCTCCCAGCCAACACAGTGAAGTTGGGAGAGAAGCTGGAGAGATACCACACAGCCATACGG AGATCAGAATCTGTCAAGTCTCCGGGTTCCCCTCGCACTGAGTTATTCGTGGCTCCTGTGGGTGTAGCCAGCAAGCGTCACCTCTTTGAGAAGGAACTGGTGGGCCAGAGCCGAGCAGAACCAGCCTCCAGCCGGAAG GAGAACTTGAGGCTCTCAGGGGTTGTGACATCAAGACTCAACCTGTGGATCAGCAGGACCCAAGAGTCTGGAGATCAGGACCCCCAG GAGGCACAGAAAGCGTCGTCTGCTACCAAGAGGACTCAGTGGGGACAGAAATCTGACTCCTCGCTGGACGCTGAG GTGTGA